ATCGACAATAGCAATTTCTGGTAATATTTCATAACtgttcaataataattttttaatttcatttgatTGAGAGTCTGAAGATTTCATGAATAAAACCACTCTAGAAGTGTTGATTATTTCTTTGTAGTTAGCCGCAGCATCAAATGCAGCATTTTTATAAGCATTAATGTCATATTTGTCATTATTACggttatttttattttcaccTTTATTGGGTGAATTActatttttgttgtttGATTCAATGTTATCCTTGTCCTCAGCATAACCGTTGTTATAATCATTTGGAGCTTGAACTGCAGTTGGTTTGGTGTTAATATGTTGAGATGTCATTGAATGTTTTGAGTTTACAAGGTTCATACCATTTCTAATGGTAGAAATTTGTTCCTCAACCttaattgaattcaatTCGATTTCTTGTTTAGAATTTCCACCATGTTTAATTACATTGGCGTTTGAATCATCAAGTAACGATGAAGTTGATTTGTCATTAACCAATGGCGACAAATTATCAGAACTTATATACGTGTAAGATAAATATCCCATTAGAAACAATGAGAGAATAGTCATCGAAATGACTGTAAAattctttctttgttttaattttctttgaattttcttAGTAGTTTCCTTTCCCATTTTTAAAGTACTTTGAGTCTTACgtgtgttttttttaaatgtcctcttattcaataaatttcttaggaataataacaataagtGAGACTTTCTAAATGACCTTCTTTTATATTAGCAGTAAATTCTGAGAAGtgatatataataaatcttACTAAACAAACCTTCCCTGCggtttctttctttttttggCGCTATTATGTTGTTATTAAAGGGGCTATTTTAAATTGACATAACTTAGCAATGAAAAAAACCATAGACGTCGATAGTCTTATTAATATCGTtttacttatatataaaagtaCTGATAAATTCtaagaattaaaaaataaaaaattacattGCTACCTACCATTAATAATGTGTGGTTTTTTGCTCTGTTTTACATTTATTGTATGCTTTCAGTGTACTTAAAACCACAAGTTGGCGCGCATTCCGCAATGACTAGttatttttcaacaatTCGGAACCTCTACGAAATTTACCATCTCTTTAAAACAGATGAAAACCGGTATACAAAGAAAAAGTGTTTAAAATGACCAAAACTAATATTTGGAGATAACCCGATTTGGAGACTTCTCTTAATTAGTTAAAAGTCTAGAATAATTAAAACACACACTATATAACAAAAACAGGCTTAAAGTTATACAATTGTTAGAAGATATCCAGgatttcattttttttatttttatttttagtgTTCCATACATAGTTACAACTATGTATGGAACAGCACTGCTACCAAGAAACAGAATACTATCTTGTTTTTGTGCTCCAGTTTCAAAAAGAGTAATGATCAAAAACACTCCATGTACATTATCTTTCAGTTTCTTCCGCAGTGGGTCTCTCTGCCACGAAGGCTTGATTGAAACAGTCGGGTTTATTCCTGCAATCAATACGAAACACAATTTTTCACATGGAGTACTTAACTTTCTTATGATAAAAATAGGTTAAGTACTCTaactcttcttcttctggCAAGGCTTTGATCATATTTGCATTGGTGGATATTTATATCTCATTACTATGTCTCTTGCTTATAGTTCTCcaaacaatttcaattcttctaaCAAACTGAGGTAGACAAAGTcttatattgaaaaaaaacatttaGTGTTAGCCTTCCGTTTACGTGTACGTGTACGTGTTCAGAAAGACAGGGTTTAATTTTTTACCTAAATAGGCATTCATCCATCGTGAGTGGGTGGAGTCTTCCTGTGGAATCGCCATAGAAgtgtttttcttttttattatatgacCAAACTAGTAACAGCTTGGCTTTATGATAGTTTTATGGGTTTGGGGTTTCGTAATGTGGTACGGCTGTTTCTTTGTTAACAATACAAATATCACAAGTTTTTTACACGAAATTACacaaaaatacaaaaacacaaaaatataaatctaaatttatttatggAATTCGGAAAAGTTTATTATTCCATTATTATCGTACAGTTTAACCGTAGAAATAGATACATACACAACAGATATAAGCCATAATTAGAAATCCTAATTTACTCTATATCGTTTCCGTTTGCGGTTGCTGAATCTATTATATTCAGTCTTGGCACAGTGACAACTGACTAGGTTCACTCTTTCCCTCTCTTTGCATCATAACTTTTACTGCTCTATAGTAGACCCTCATCGTTTCCAACGGTCATAGGGTAGAACTGTCTATTTCGCATTTTCAACAAGATATATACATTCACACATGTATAATAGATACATGCGTCTACATATGCATACCTTTTCCGCTTTATGTTGCTTATGCAACAGATAAAGGTAACTAGAAATCTCTCTGGCTGGCTATCGTATATTCTATATTGTTGGGCTAGctatttcttttcatcTCTATCTCGAAAAAGGAATTGATCTTGAaaaatcttctttttttatgaACTAGAAGAACCTGATACtaaacaattaattaaaCTTCTCATTGGCTTCCCAATGAGTATTAAATAAACTTTAACtaatatattgaattattactACCGGTTTTGTTTCCCGTTCCAATGAGGTAGGTTCATGTGCATTTTTGGATTTAATTAATCCCTATCTAAACATAACAAAAGGTCAGATGCTGTTCCCCATTTAGATAGTTCGGAGTTTAAGCGAGTAGAATAGAGACAGTTTTTTAGGGTAACGATATATAGTTATATACGTAATAATTACTCAAAAAAACTATCGTTAATGGAAAACAGGACTATGCCTCATGAGtattttaacttttaataaatttgaataattggACTTATCAATTATAGTGTTTTTAAGATTTATTATGCAAAGTGTACATATCTAAATTAAACTGTCGATGGTATGGATGTTGTTTCCCCGGAGCTCGTgtttttcttattaaatgaaCTGTAAATTATCAGCATTTTTCTCAGTTGGATCCAATTTGGCTCTTTTCACCTTTTTATTTGGGTCGTTTTGTGATTGTGATAAACTAACAGAATGAACTCTTCTCAATTTATTACTGTTACTAGTATTACCGTCTACTTGTTTCACTGGAGTTACAGATTCAGATAAAAATTCAGGTTCTTGATGCAAACGGTCCATAAGATTCTGGTCGTCGGTGCTCAAAGGTGCGACAATATCTTGAACTCTGTCGTTCGTATGATCACTTTCGTTTCGTTGTAGTTGTGGTAAGCCAACATCTTGTTGGGAAGATATTTGCCTGTTATTAGCCCTCTTCATGGACATCATCTGCATTAATCTCGTCACTAAATTCTGCTCGTCTGCCCTTTGTGGAACAATTTGAAGATCATTAGCGTTATCTGGTTTAGAACCGTCGTTGAATAGACCTACGGTATCATTGATTTCAACTTTGAATCCTATTACAAAGTTATGGTTCTTGTCCCAAACGATCTTTATCTCATCACCATCATGTAATAACCTCTTGTAACCGGCTTGTATTTTGACATTGTTTATGTAACTCACGTTAGTACCACTGTGACAATACCAAATATCATCTAAACCTTGGGCAGGTGATTCATAAAAGCTATTACCAACGATGTGtctattttttaaaaggaAGCAGTGAACTTTAGATAATCTATTATCCTCGATTCTGCAGTTACAATCGTCAGTTCTGCCAATGAAAAATGGATTAATACCttgttttatttcaattgattcCTGAATCGAACTTTCCTCGAGAGGATGTAACGTCAAAAATAGattgttattattctttttaattcTCCTTTGTTGTTGAAACTCTGTGGCTCTAGGTTGCATATATTGAACTGGTGCTCTAGTTGGTATTTTAAATCCTTTGAATTGACTTGCGgaaaattcttcttctttttcttcttcttctttttcttcttcttctttgatCTTTTGCATTTgtaatttcttttgttgTCTCATGAATTCATACTGCGCATCATCCATActttctaatattttttgctGTGATAACGACTGTGATAATGAGACCTGTGATAATTGGCTATCTGTTTTGCTCCCATTATATGATTGATTCAAATACCCCATCTTAATCCAGGGGTGTTGTAAAGCCCTTTCTGCTGAGAGTCTATCATTTGGATTTACCTGTAAAAGTGAGTCAATGAAATTTCTAGCTTCATCTGAGATTCGGAAATCCTTTAAAGGACCTTCATGATAAGAACCATTTCTAACCTGTTTGTAAAGCTGTTCTTGAGTAGATCCACTGAATGGTAAATGACCTGTTAAAATTACATATACAAGGCAGCCTATCGACCACATATCAACTAACGAGGAATATTCATTCctttcttcattttcttctaaatTATTGCTACCACTAATGATTTCAGGGGCAACATATGCAAGTGTACCGCAAAATGTTTTCATAAAAGTTCCATTTCCTTGTACTTTGGCTAGACCAAAATCAGTAATTTTGACCAACACGGGGTCATCTTGttcaattaaaatgttATCAGGTTTTAGATCCCTATGACTAATGCATTTGgaatgtatatatttcacAGCTTCTAAAATCTGTCTAGTGATTTCCCTGCCTGCATCCTCCCCAACTGATCCATGGGCTGCGACAAAATCCATTAAATCTCCTCCTGATACAAATTCCATCAGCAGATAATAACTTTCTTCGTCTTCATAAAATCCTTTTAATCTGACTATTCTTGGATGATCTAATTTCCTCAATACTTCTAACTCCCTCGTAACACCATCCATGTTCCCCATTACTTTTCTTTTGCTTATAATTTTAACTGCAAATGTTTTACCAGTACTTCTCTCTACTGcttttttaacaattgCAAAGGCACCTTGTCCTACAACTTCATctttaattgtaaaatcTTTGAATATACCTAACGGTTTTatacttttaatatttgatgattGAAATTTCGATGAACTTCCAGCTTCTATACCATTATCCATACTTGCTCTTGATTTATTCATCTTGTagtttttcaaattttctgcaaatttatcattgatGAAGAGTACTAATGAAAGGACATCTGATGCTACACCTAAACCTACAGTTATTTCATCACCTTgtgatattatttgatttctatttttttctagTTTTTCACCGTTCAACCATGTTCCATTTGTTGATATATCTTTGATAAGTAAATTTCCGTCTTCTCCTAAaagcaattgaaaatgtttATTTGATAGCCTATTGATGTCTCCCAAATGATAATCACATTTGGGATTTCTACCAAAAATCCAAACCTTTTTTATGGATTGCTTCTCTTTAATTACTTGATCTATGTCAGCTCTTAGATCTCGGATCTGGATTTGACCAGAAGTACAAATGACTCTGcaaacaatattatcatcaattCGTTCCTGGGAGAATTTATCTATTAGAAATTTCTGCGTTGCTTGTGTTGCCTGTTGCGTGGGTTGTGTGCCTCCATTCATATCTGTATTATCTTGATGGTCTATATTAAAGTTGATGGAGAATTCTGTTCCATACGCACAAATATTTGTATTGCAGAGTTTATATGACTAACCTATTAAAACCAATTCGAACAATTCACCACTATAAGAGCACTCTAAACTAATTGTtctgatttattaattcattttacAATGGTTAAAACtgtaatttaatatctaTTAAGTTCAGTTATTGCCATTGTACGCCAAATGCATTgcaataaaaaattcaattgtatCAAATTTCATagtaattgaaaatatacaaattgAAGACATCGGATGCTTAACGCGTTGAGTTCCCTGAGCTGCTCAAGTAATCTAAACTATTTCAGTGACTAAGAATAAAACAATCGAATGTTATGAAACGTTAGGATAAATATAAGATAATATAAAGTTCATATCATTACTAATGAAAGTTATATACatacttttatatattacattATTCGAAAAAGATAGAAGAAAGCAGGAGAAGGTGACTGCAAATAGATGTTCACTAGTTgactaatatatatatatataaaatacgTTACTAGATGCTCCATTCAAAGAATGCATTATATCAAGAGTATGTAAATTGTGTATGCTGTAGTATGCTATTTTGgaaataagaaaagaatattgTTAAGCAGATAATTGAGACAACAAGCCGATTTATTAGAATCTTTGCTTAGATAATAATGGATTCCATTTCAAACCTGGATGTGACTCTTTAGTGgctctttttattttaatcCACATTTTGATACTTTTATCTGTTTCACCAGTGATAAAAATTTGTCCTGTCGCATCAAATGTACCGCTCAATATGCCTTTTTCACTTTCCAAGGAACCAGACATAGCTGTAGTTGCTATCTTTTGATACTTATGACCTGatttataatcaaaaaatgataaaacaCCATTGTCTCCACATGCAGCCATAATGTTATCTTGATTAATGCTAATAGAATTTACTATCCCAAGGGTATctgattcaaaatttgttaataatgatCCTTCAGGTAATCTCCATGATCGTATATCGTCTGTACAAGCCGAAGCTATGGAAAATTCAGTTGGGTTCACTGCTATATCTCTAACTGTCCGTTTATGATGAGTCAAAGTCTTAATCGCCTTACCAGCAACTATATCCCATAATTTAACAGTAGCATCATTTGATGCACTAACTACTTGTGGATCTACTGGTATGCACTTTACTGTAGTAACCGGGGCCTTATGTCCAATTAATGTCATTACCGCTGTTCTTGAGCGAATATCCCATAATCTTATAGTGCTGTCTCTACCTGCAGTAGCAATTAAGTCTAACGTTGGATGAACATCTACAGTATTAACACCTGATAGATGTCCAAAATATTCTCTTATCGCCATATTCTTCTCTAAATCCCAACATTTAATCAACTTATCTTCACTTGCAGAAAATAAGTACGGCGATCTTTTAGATATGGCAATATCTCTTACAGGCATTACATGTCCAGAAAGCgttatctttaatttacCTGATTCTAAATCccatatttttattgttgtGTCACTGCTTCCTGTTGCAAACCATTTATTCTCTACCGTATCAACTTCAACACATCTGACCCATCCTAAGTGACCATTGATGACTCTTTTAAGTTGCCAAGGTTCGTGCCATTCCGGAGTTTGTAACATTAGATTTCTGTGTCTATCTAGAACAGAATGCATTCCATTATTCTCATTATTATCTTGATTCGCCGCATTcgaatttattttatcatcagTGGCCTGATCTATGTTTCTTTGGTGACAATCTATCCCTATTCTTTTCTGAATATGTTGAGGAATATCCTTCATATGACGGAACTGGTTATTCCACCGAACCTCAGTATAAAACTTATCTATCGAGCTTAAACTTTCtattttatcttcttcCATCCTTATTGCGTGGTGCTCAGATTATTCTGTACGCTTGCAACTTATCAAAAACACTGTTTAATAAGTAAAATAAAGCAGTTTTATGGcaatataaataacaacAGTGAATGTCGGTATCTTATTCTATATCTAAATATCCAAGTCAACAACTTGATGTcacattttatatatatttttatataatggTTTTGCactttttttcaattttcgGTATTAGAAAATACTAACTAAAATAAAGGCTGTGGTTCGAAATCTCATAGTAAAAACACTTTATGatcattaaatgataatacaAAGATGTTTATAAATGTATTctattctattattttcaaaataattttgaagtATACTTACATGTCTTACTataaatgtttatatatatgttcGATTTTTTTGTGATGAAGGTGggatatatttatcttGTACTAGTATAGCCTCCGTTTCTATCTATTTCCCATCAAATACTACCAATAAACCACCTACTAGATGTAATGAACCTGTTACgaatatatcaatttcgtttgaatttatttt
The window above is part of the Tetrapisispora phaffii CBS 4417 chromosome 7, complete genome genome. Proteins encoded here:
- the PRM4 gene encoding pheromone-regulated protein PRM4 (similar to Saccharomyces cerevisiae PRM4 (YPL156C); ancestral locus Anc_8.679) — translated: MGKETTKKIQRKLKQRKNFTVISMTILSLFLMGYLSYTYISSDNLSPLVNDKSTSSLLDDSNANVIKHGGNSKQEIELNSIKVEEQISTIRNGMNLVNSKHSMTSQHINTKPTAVQAPNDYNNGYAEDKDNIESNNKNSNSPNKGENKNNRNNDKYDINAYKNAAFDAAANYKEIINTSRVVLFMKSSDSQSNEIKKLLLNSYEILPEIAIVDLDRHVQGALLHDYIAKKKILTNQLGYHKDDQLEVPFLVINGVSFVTSSNKNFHKLHNEGLLLQKLKNLAGDSVMISKKDSPSNS
- the PRP46 gene encoding mRNA splicing protein PRP46 (similar to Saccharomyces cerevisiae PRP46 (YPL151C); ancestral locus Anc_8.672), with amino-acid sequence MEEDKIESLSSIDKFYTEVRWNNQFRHMKDIPQHIQKRIGIDCHQRNIDQATDDKINSNAANQDNNENNGMHSVLDRHRNLMLQTPEWHEPWQLKRVINGHLGWVRCVEVDTVENKWFATGSSDTTIKIWDLESGKLKITLSGHVMPVRDIAISKRSPYLFSASEDKLIKCWDLEKNMAIREYFGHLSGVNTVDVHPTLDLIATAGRDSTIRLWDIRSRTAVMTLIGHKAPVTTVKCIPVDPQVVSASNDATVKLWDIVAGKAIKTLTHHKRTVRDIAVNPTEFSIASACTDDIRSWRLPEGSLLTNFESDTLGIVNSISINQDNIMAACGDNGVLSFFDYKSGHKYQKIATTAMSGSLESEKGILSGTFDATGQIFITGETDKSIKMWIKIKRATKESHPGLKWNPLLSKQRF
- the RAD53 gene encoding serine/threonine/tyrosine protein kinase RAD53 (similar to Saccharomyces cerevisiae RAD53 (YPL153C); ancestral locus Anc_8.676); translated protein: MNGGTQPTQQATQATQKFLIDKFSQERIDDNIVCRVICTSGQIQIRDLRADIDQVIKEKQSIKKVWIFGRNPKCDYHLGDINRLSNKHFQLLLGEDGNLLIKDISTNGTWLNGEKLEKNRNQIISQGDEITVGLGVASDVLSLVLFINDKFAENLKNYKMNKSRASMDNGIEAGSSSKFQSSNIKSIKPLGIFKDFTIKDEVVGQGAFAIVKKAVERSTGKTFAVKIISKRKVMGNMDGVTRELEVLRKLDHPRIVRLKGFYEDEESYYLLMEFVSGGDLMDFVAAHGSVGEDAGREITRQILEAVKYIHSKCISHRDLKPDNILIEQDDPVLVKITDFGLAKVQGNGTFMKTFCGTLAYVAPEIISGSNNLEENEERNEYSSLVDMWSIGCLVYVILTGHLPFSGSTQEQLYKQVRNGSYHEGPLKDFRISDEARNFIDSLLQVNPNDRLSAERALQHPWIKMGYLNQSYNGSKTDSQLSQVSLSQSLSQQKILESMDDAQYEFMRQQKKLQMQKIKEEEEKEEEEKEEEFSASQFKGFKIPTRAPVQYMQPRATEFQQQRRIKKNNNNLFLTLHPLEESSIQESIEIKQGINPFFIGRTDDCNCRIEDNRLSKVHCFLLKNRHIVGNSFYESPAQGLDDIWYCHSGTNVSYINNVKIQAGYKRLLHDGDEIKIVWDKNHNFVIGFKVEINDTVGLFNDGSKPDNANDLQIVPQRADEQNLVTRLMQMMSMKRANNRQISSQQDVGLPQLQRNESDHTNDRVQDIVAPLSTDDQNLMDRLHQEPEFLSESVTPVKQVDGNTSNSNKLRRVHSVSLSQSQNDPNKKVKRAKLDPTEKNADNLQFI